A window of Castanea sativa cultivar Marrone di Chiusa Pesio chromosome 1, ASM4071231v1 contains these coding sequences:
- the LOC142622758 gene encoding uncharacterized protein LOC142622758: protein MDELTSNWNRLTLSDREGPGCCLDNELSSQEFFLATKFLTKRAINVDAIAKTFTPLWRSRNGFQVPNLGNHMVLFGFDNEKEVDKVIQSEPWSFDKHLMVLERYNKNNLVEELQFNKTTFWVQVHGLSIKFMNARAAEKICEILGTVLPSTNPKETEGGSFVRIKVSLDVTIPLCRGRLVSIGRDKEVWVSFK, encoded by the coding sequence ATGGATGAGTTAACTTCCAATTGGAATCGCCTTACCCTTTCAGATAGGGAAGGACCAGGTTGCTGTCTTGATAATGAATTGAGTTCCCAAGAGTTCTTCTTAGCTACTAAGTTTTTAACTAAGAGGGCGATCAATGTGGATGCCATAGCAAAAACTTTTACACCACTTTGGCGTTCAAGGAATGGTTTTCAGGTCCCTAACTTGGGTAACCATATGGTATTGTTTGGGTTTGATAACGAAAAAGAGGTTGACAAAGTGATTCAAAGTGAGCCGTGGAGTTTCGACAAACACCTAATGGTTCTGGAGAGGTACAACAAGAACAATTTAGTTGAAGAGCTTCAATTCAACAAGACTACTTTTTGGGTGCAAGTTCATGGCCTTTCAATAAAGTTTATGAATGCTAGGGCTGCAGAGAAAATTTGTGAGATCTTAGGGACAGTGTTACCTTCTACCAACCCAAAGGAAACCGAGGGGGGCAGCTTTGTTCGCATTAAAGTGTCTTTGGATGTCACTATTCCATTATGTAGAGGTCGACTGGTTTCAATAGGAAGAGATAAGGAAGTGTGGGTCAGCTTCAAATAA